Proteins encoded within one genomic window of Cryptosporangium minutisporangium:
- a CDS encoding toxin glutamine deamidase domain-containing protein, giving the protein MAVWKPDFGEYDYVWDFICGVSAGNPWPRGNEDDLWVLAAEWAEVAQALNDAIQDAGPVVNDLVAAWGGDSGYAFLGLWETLGQSPEAGLSAVAEMASSLSTVSDNAAMELQYNKLTTLITVIITIISVFTALVAAFFTGGGSAATIQPIMLGGRAAVQQSFLQLLKNLARKGVERELRKELLKKAAKDALKKAATKEGLRKLGKEAAEELAEELIEEVVLVDGLAQVIQMVSGRRASWDVSKTAASAIGATVGVPIGMGVAPAVQWAKHRVGRGVTSRLSEASIERINRGIERVNSPSTRLEGLGKQLAATPGQALTTGLVNSVTSPTSSWIANGLVYGNWEYPVGSMMDSALAGASRANTISPPQLAAATLTGGSTGFRETLLGSHPAAVSFDSSTPVSIAPVGPIDPVSVTTGAPLAPTEAAPPSAVASPGLPEAVTPAGAAPAVPGQPESAPVGPGLDPPQSVTTAPAATAPTTAISAALAPTSFADPTTAPASPLMADIGPSTTTFPPDPTAPPTAGTLPVEINGTQSIAAATEEVGRTPSVAASIVPPTSTAGSSTTTPPQAGVPLVSDKGTIAGPPMSSAPKQLSTSVGPMPIAGAADSLAAQSKETSTAPVPATKTQGDIESFPARADSSPVTVTRGALSLPIGPSPERAAVTAPVEADKVPAAPARAPSASSGSTSPDGTQLPPPLLTSKGPTANGASAYDSPLTKVDSDSDLTRHAIEAARALADRVATEVQVQRWSLRRQNNRLVSAAGALITSNGVVRSHTSMRGGGKQSPAFHPDMRNLLRSIRSDLYASGVSPRVWHGQCAEVALLSDFLYDFDKTYIGPSDGFLDAAREVLTGAKLAVVEISLAGTHSTSMEPCRTCSKLLEVFNIEHVDAGASPRGGAPPPVPSPSHISETPGSADGRPTGEPGGLDIPDPADQDALERAVPIGVDGRPMRFPNPLGRWLGLVNDGGPDATPFRANNCLDTGLSFLGTWLGNPQVSAPRTREFTAAGEPSTAGEANGRVRAEETLGATFQHRGSVSGPAYSAIADQLRTVGHGSSALIITSTAADHGGGSHAWNAVNHNGTIHWIDAQLGTVSTEPLYDDTVDGVWSIVLDPTGQPVRPGEPPAAARGVASPVVEEQTGPHGGSPTMPAAQSVARTSFVPNGRGGHLPDLVPGEFLAAAAQVRPQDFGTGLVSAIDVGADAVTVRLTDGRLERFEVRIGADLPDLATTVVDIDRSVVTVGARVAPDQLARVWVHEIATTLQAQQAATGPMAMGGFFDRARQHGTVLTGRPIARRVAVDPLLEARLSERRYLIRALTNAASVTAFHVLAEELSDLDQHLASVGVAVQNLPSPPAEPPGLPYLSEADYAWAEPWSDGLDADPTPPWLLEGRPPLLDDLVPRSALDGRRLHDATASAVESRLVGPRYAGFGVQLSHVETGPDYLNVRLDVVDSVGRRVGIAHFTVGRDAAGQLYAQLDRIRMNENVRGAGFATEFTRSLERWYAESGVTRIELRAVDAGAYAWARASFYWASPAAAEPVFRRLHAERDRAASQADLVRRWFARQPVPQAELEAVAAAYPGVEPSVVLADLDWQRGVADQLLYRAETSWFGTPGYPSPNEIALAGRSGLGRSWVGRRTLIGADWQGVRWLSAPTTPAAPAGSASSGASPLRPAEMMQSVSPAAVGSRAATWADLGFASADDVPEKDRMAVQRALPFTRMVNPTDIAFTQRSIGKRTNDQKTIDELATAIGRGWHGGPLHGVLWADGSLVSLDNRRLTAARRIGKGEVPFVPHAPGELLEDWPEDWPLERREFARLLADIRELPDGNWVVGGEQGKVVYAAGEMPNTFGELALFRAAMGRDLLPGNLFGSTTLPITVTSPKKSAKPKIAQDVRAKIDAAIDAAARSAPAIATDLVEISADVNEELGLDAVELASPSWRIRDRDALALEHLDADRYLASGEAPESDGEILRLSVQLPADESYLAATLLLLNLLEGRGYAVDRVLDLWQAGNLHQELVVVLRSAHHDQPFELALATYRSLSSVRGIAELDRILQEPNEAVARKIPALLRLIWIQKSTAISRDMLGLAEPPPALASSWSIVDDSLARWLSKHPKLLADYAKWLTSQGLDIGDVVAEFGLDEQDLPVRPAVLEELTADDAGVLRALQAQHLGPAGGGDRSARDSDVRRALVGPHGEGLELRSGGGSSNPLQPEELRSVPPSGPGGGGADYTGDHGVGTAPGRGDDPLAVPVEGRTTGAGSLVEAPSSDNDSAWQGPAGPFARSTPSPPLNETRSIRKRRLQPLEDPSYQAAVRQALASPDGHIIGADPRWHPYGALINDGGVERPDRDNNCLDCSLAALSSFYGRPEVSLPRWADEVPAGENPQGELRGINRAMWWLGAETWLNHDDLSDMADRFWALHDNVAALGPGSAALVANVWQAADNDGNLLFDEHNEPLYGDAHATVVVYPLDADGPVWWDPQDGSTSDGPPEWLVSDTIELSYITVELDGRVNGADGTVGHAGSGTGLPGSRVPSRDGVDHGPLRVRVGDQADPGDGGADQASPGAGAVDVGAEREHRADHRARTVPPSGGHPAVPGGDRGGTRAGGSPDLSEAATGGPETQRGDARADAVGRVDEDLLLPQPLSGHGEAGFGRHRAGERAAGTPVDDVGAAGEDLALRPDHLPGAGPIPGDTPTGGPERDGAVPADPDGGDAAQRSGIPRPLPPEHHGEVTAPEVSAHPEAVRAAVAAHDLTSPADVAIVASAYDVALRWTAPYLIAAVDQTLVQLTPQATGDRRFLFVTGDDTVPWIVGRLAPDFARRHALWVHWPPTPTGWQHLRTQDPATVVTDIPAGLPTARPLLPPTPGGSLVSRIHGPASAGPFSAEVVDAVRTVARAAVVEAVRAAMDAGPRAGRAAVYRVAAQLDRHAAGEPPDPAEAALTWWLGRPEL; this is encoded by the coding sequence AAGAGGTCGTGCTCGTCGACGGTCTGGCCCAGGTCATCCAGATGGTGTCCGGACGGCGGGCCAGTTGGGACGTCTCCAAGACGGCCGCCTCGGCGATCGGTGCGACGGTCGGCGTTCCGATCGGCATGGGGGTCGCGCCGGCGGTGCAGTGGGCGAAGCACCGGGTCGGACGCGGGGTGACGAGCCGGCTCTCCGAGGCCTCGATCGAGCGGATCAACCGGGGCATTGAGCGCGTCAACTCGCCGTCGACCCGCCTCGAAGGCCTCGGCAAACAGCTCGCCGCTACGCCCGGGCAGGCTCTGACGACCGGCCTGGTCAACAGCGTCACGTCACCGACGTCGAGCTGGATCGCGAACGGGCTGGTCTACGGCAACTGGGAGTACCCCGTCGGTTCGATGATGGACTCCGCGCTCGCCGGCGCCAGCCGAGCGAACACGATCTCACCTCCCCAACTGGCCGCCGCGACGCTCACCGGCGGTTCGACCGGATTCCGCGAAACCCTTCTCGGCTCCCATCCCGCGGCCGTGTCTTTCGACAGCTCCACCCCGGTATCGATCGCACCGGTGGGCCCGATCGACCCGGTCTCGGTGACCACCGGCGCACCCCTGGCCCCGACGGAGGCAGCCCCGCCGAGCGCAGTCGCCTCCCCGGGCCTGCCGGAAGCGGTCACCCCTGCGGGCGCGGCACCAGCCGTACCCGGCCAGCCAGAGTCCGCCCCCGTTGGCCCGGGGCTCGATCCGCCCCAAAGTGTGACCACCGCACCAGCCGCCACTGCTCCGACCACCGCGATCTCCGCAGCCCTCGCCCCGACGTCGTTCGCAGACCCGACAACAGCTCCCGCGTCACCATTGATGGCGGACATCGGTCCCTCGACTACAACCTTCCCACCTGATCCCACCGCACCACCCACTGCGGGCACGCTTCCGGTAGAAATCAACGGAACGCAATCGATCGCTGCGGCTACTGAAGAAGTCGGCCGTACTCCGTCAGTAGCCGCATCGATAGTGCCTCCGACAAGTACTGCGGGAAGCTCGACGACGACGCCGCCGCAGGCTGGTGTACCACTTGTCTCGGACAAGGGCACCATTGCAGGGCCGCCGATGTCCTCGGCCCCTAAACAGCTCTCCACGTCGGTGGGTCCTATGCCGATCGCTGGCGCCGCTGACTCTCTAGCTGCGCAAAGCAAAGAAACGTCGACTGCTCCGGTCCCCGCGACGAAGACTCAAGGCGACATCGAATCGTTCCCTGCCCGTGCTGATAGCAGCCCAGTTACTGTGACTCGAGGGGCGTTGTCACTTCCGATCGGGCCTTCGCCTGAGCGCGCGGCAGTCACCGCGCCTGTAGAGGCGGACAAGGTTCCGGCAGCGCCAGCGCGGGCTCCTAGTGCATCGAGTGGTTCGACCTCGCCAGATGGGACTCAGCTGCCGCCCCCGTTGCTTACTTCGAAGGGGCCGACAGCGAATGGCGCGAGCGCATACGACAGTCCGCTTACCAAGGTCGATTCCGATAGTGACTTAACGCGCCATGCGATCGAGGCCGCACGGGCATTGGCCGACCGGGTGGCGACCGAGGTCCAAGTTCAGAGATGGAGCCTGCGGAGGCAGAACAACAGATTGGTGTCGGCTGCTGGCGCCTTGATCACCAGCAATGGAGTCGTGCGTTCGCATACGAGCATGCGAGGCGGAGGGAAGCAGTCGCCGGCTTTCCACCCAGATATGCGAAACCTGCTCCGATCCATCAGATCCGACCTGTACGCATCCGGCGTTTCCCCCCGTGTGTGGCACGGGCAATGCGCCGAGGTTGCATTACTGTCGGACTTTCTCTACGACTTCGATAAGACGTACATCGGCCCGAGCGATGGTTTCCTTGATGCCGCGCGGGAGGTCCTCACAGGAGCAAAACTCGCCGTCGTAGAGATCAGTCTCGCGGGTACACACAGCACAAGCATGGAGCCATGTCGAACATGCTCGAAACTATTAGAGGTTTTCAACATTGAGCATGTTGACGCGGGCGCATCACCGAGAGGCGGCGCGCCGCCCCCGGTTCCGAGTCCATCCCATATAAGCGAGACGCCGGGTAGTGCGGATGGGCGGCCAACCGGGGAGCCGGGTGGGCTGGACATACCGGATCCGGCGGACCAGGACGCCCTGGAGCGTGCCGTTCCCATCGGCGTTGACGGCCGACCGATGCGGTTCCCGAATCCGCTGGGCCGGTGGCTCGGACTGGTCAACGACGGTGGCCCCGACGCCACCCCGTTCCGCGCCAACAACTGCCTCGACACCGGCCTGAGCTTCCTCGGCACCTGGCTCGGCAACCCCCAGGTTTCCGCCCCCCGCACTCGGGAGTTCACGGCGGCCGGCGAGCCTTCCACAGCGGGCGAAGCCAACGGTCGCGTGCGTGCCGAGGAGACCCTCGGCGCCACGTTCCAGCACCGGGGCAGCGTCTCCGGTCCCGCTTACAGCGCTATCGCCGACCAACTCCGCACCGTCGGGCACGGCTCGTCCGCGCTGATCATCACCAGTACTGCAGCCGATCACGGTGGCGGATCGCATGCCTGGAACGCGGTCAACCACAACGGCACGATCCACTGGATCGACGCGCAGCTCGGCACCGTCTCCACCGAGCCTCTGTACGACGACACGGTCGACGGTGTCTGGTCCATCGTCTTGGACCCGACTGGACAACCGGTGCGGCCGGGCGAGCCGCCGGCGGCGGCGCGCGGCGTCGCGTCCCCCGTAGTGGAGGAGCAGACGGGGCCGCACGGCGGGTCACCGACCATGCCGGCGGCGCAGTCGGTGGCGCGAACGAGCTTCGTGCCCAACGGGCGCGGTGGGCATCTGCCGGACCTCGTGCCCGGCGAGTTCCTCGCCGCGGCCGCGCAAGTACGGCCGCAAGACTTCGGGACCGGCCTTGTCTCCGCGATCGACGTCGGTGCGGATGCCGTCACCGTGCGGCTCACCGATGGCCGGTTGGAGCGCTTCGAGGTGCGGATCGGGGCTGACCTGCCGGACCTTGCCACCACGGTTGTTGATATCGATCGGAGCGTGGTCACGGTCGGTGCGCGGGTGGCACCGGACCAGCTCGCGCGCGTGTGGGTGCACGAGATCGCGACGACGCTGCAGGCGCAGCAGGCGGCCACTGGACCGATGGCCATGGGCGGGTTTTTCGACCGTGCGCGGCAACACGGGACCGTGCTTACCGGGAGGCCGATCGCGCGTCGCGTGGCCGTAGATCCGTTGCTAGAAGCGCGTCTCAGCGAGCGTCGGTACCTGATCCGGGCGTTGACCAACGCCGCCAGCGTGACGGCGTTCCACGTGCTGGCAGAAGAGCTGAGCGACCTCGACCAGCACCTGGCGAGCGTGGGCGTAGCGGTGCAGAACCTTCCGTCGCCGCCGGCGGAGCCGCCCGGTCTGCCGTACCTTTCCGAGGCGGACTACGCGTGGGCGGAGCCCTGGAGTGACGGGCTGGACGCTGACCCGACGCCACCCTGGCTGTTGGAGGGGCGTCCGCCGCTCTTAGACGACCTCGTGCCGCGGAGTGCGCTGGACGGTCGGCGGCTGCACGACGCGACCGCGTCTGCTGTGGAGTCGCGGCTCGTAGGACCGCGCTATGCGGGCTTCGGTGTGCAGCTGAGCCATGTCGAGACGGGGCCGGACTACCTGAACGTCCGTCTCGACGTGGTGGACTCGGTCGGACGGCGGGTCGGTATCGCGCACTTCACAGTCGGTCGGGACGCGGCCGGTCAGCTGTACGCGCAACTCGACCGGATCCGGATGAACGAGAACGTCCGCGGCGCGGGCTTCGCGACCGAGTTCACTCGGAGCTTGGAGCGCTGGTATGCCGAGTCGGGTGTGACGCGGATCGAACTGCGTGCGGTGGACGCCGGGGCGTACGCGTGGGCCCGTGCCAGCTTCTACTGGGCGTCGCCCGCTGCGGCCGAACCGGTGTTCCGCCGTCTGCACGCCGAGCGGGATCGTGCGGCGTCGCAGGCGGACCTCGTCCGGCGGTGGTTCGCGCGGCAGCCGGTTCCGCAGGCAGAGCTGGAGGCGGTCGCTGCGGCCTATCCCGGCGTCGAGCCTTCGGTCGTACTCGCGGATCTCGACTGGCAGCGAGGCGTCGCCGACCAGCTCCTGTACCGGGCGGAGACGTCGTGGTTCGGGACGCCCGGGTATCCGAGTCCGAACGAGATCGCGTTGGCGGGGCGGTCGGGGTTGGGTCGGAGTTGGGTGGGGCGGAGGACGCTGATCGGGGCGGATTGGCAGGGGGTGCGATGGCTCAGCGCTCCCACCACTCCAGCGGCGCCGGCAGGTTCAGCGTCGTCGGGTGCGTCGCCTCTACGGCCAGCGGAGATGATGCAGTCGGTTTCGCCAGCGGCCGTAGGGTCACGCGCCGCCACCTGGGCTGATCTAGGTTTCGCAAGCGCCGATGACGTACCTGAGAAAGATCGCATGGCAGTCCAGCGTGCGCTTCCGTTCACGCGAATGGTGAACCCGACTGACATTGCATTCACCCAGCGGTCCATCGGCAAGCGAACTAATGATCAAAAGACGATTGACGAGCTCGCCACGGCGATCGGGCGAGGGTGGCACGGCGGTCCGTTGCACGGGGTGTTATGGGCGGACGGCTCTCTCGTAAGTCTTGACAATCGCCGCCTCACTGCGGCGCGGCGTATTGGCAAGGGCGAGGTGCCCTTCGTTCCACATGCTCCTGGCGAACTACTTGAGGACTGGCCGGAGGACTGGCCGCTGGAACGCCGTGAATTTGCACGATTGCTCGCGGACATCCGAGAGCTTCCGGACGGCAACTGGGTGGTCGGGGGCGAACAAGGAAAGGTGGTCTATGCGGCAGGCGAGATGCCGAATACGTTCGGTGAGCTTGCGCTATTCCGAGCCGCGATGGGGCGCGATCTACTTCCTGGAAACCTCTTCGGGTCTACTACGTTACCGATTACGGTAACTAGCCCGAAGAAATCGGCTAAGCCTAAGATCGCGCAAGATGTGCGTGCAAAGATAGACGCTGCTATCGATGCTGCTGCTAGGTCAGCGCCAGCTATCGCCACAGACCTCGTCGAGATCAGCGCCGACGTGAACGAGGAGCTCGGTCTTGATGCGGTCGAGCTGGCCAGCCCATCCTGGAGAATCCGGGATCGCGACGCGCTTGCCCTAGAACATCTAGACGCTGATCGGTATCTCGCCTCTGGCGAAGCTCCGGAGAGTGATGGCGAGATACTTCGACTCTCAGTACAGCTTCCTGCTGACGAATCATATCTGGCAGCGACTCTCCTGCTTCTGAATCTCTTGGAAGGTCGCGGCTACGCAGTGGACCGCGTCCTAGATCTATGGCAGGCAGGGAATCTGCACCAGGAGCTCGTCGTGGTCTTGCGCTCCGCCCACCACGACCAGCCATTCGAGCTAGCTCTCGCCACCTATCGGTCGTTGAGCTCGGTGCGAGGTATAGCCGAGCTCGACCGGATATTGCAGGAGCCCAATGAGGCGGTCGCGCGAAAGATTCCTGCACTACTGCGGTTGATATGGATACAGAAGTCCACAGCTATCAGCCGAGACATGCTGGGACTGGCCGAGCCACCTCCAGCCCTCGCTTCAAGCTGGTCCATCGTGGACGACAGCCTCGCACGATGGCTATCGAAGCATCCCAAGCTACTTGCTGACTACGCTAAGTGGTTGACCTCGCAAGGCCTTGATATCGGAGATGTGGTGGCCGAGTTCGGGCTCGACGAGCAAGATCTGCCCGTACGGCCGGCCGTCTTGGAGGAGCTGACAGCTGATGACGCTGGCGTACTACGCGCTCTACAGGCGCAGCATCTCGGACCCGCGGGCGGTGGGGATCGCAGTGCTCGAGACAGCGACGTCCGACGCGCTCTTGTGGGACCACACGGAGAAGGCCTGGAGTTACGATCCGGCGGCGGCTCATCGAATCCTCTTCAACCGGAAGAACTTCGATCGGTTCCGCCCTCTGGACCGGGCGGAGGCGGAGCGGATTACACCGGGGATCACGGGGTCGGAACCGCTCCCGGACGAGGAGACGATCCACTGGCTGTTCCGGTGGAAGGGCGAACCACCGGGGCTGGATCCCTTGTAGAAGCCCCGTCCAGCGACAACGACTCCGCCTGGCAAGGCCCAGCCGGACCGTTCGCGCGAAGCACCCCGTCTCCGCCGCTGAACGAAACCCGCAGCATCCGTAAGCGGCGCCTGCAGCCACTCGAAGATCCCTCGTATCAAGCCGCAGTGCGCCAAGCGCTCGCCTCACCTGACGGGCACATCATCGGAGCGGATCCTCGCTGGCATCCATACGGGGCGCTGATCAACGACGGTGGCGTCGAGCGGCCGGACCGGGACAACAACTGTTTGGACTGCTCGCTGGCGGCGTTGTCGTCCTTCTACGGTCGGCCTGAAGTGTCGCTGCCGCGGTGGGCGGACGAAGTTCCGGCCGGCGAGAACCCGCAAGGCGAGCTACGGGGCATCAACCGCGCGATGTGGTGGCTGGGCGCGGAGACGTGGCTGAACCACGACGACCTGTCGGACATGGCGGATCGGTTCTGGGCGTTGCACGACAACGTCGCCGCGCTCGGGCCGGGCTCCGCTGCCCTGGTGGCCAACGTCTGGCAGGCCGCGGACAACGACGGGAACCTGTTGTTCGACGAGCACAACGAGCCGCTCTACGGCGATGCGCACGCCACGGTCGTGGTCTACCCGTTGGACGCGGACGGCCCTGTGTGGTGGGACCCGCAGGACGGGTCGACGTCCGATGGGCCGCCGGAGTGGCTGGTCTCCGACACGATTGAGCTCTCCTACATCACGGTAGAGCTGGACGGGAGGGTCAACGGTGCTGACGGAACCGTTGGACACGCGGGAAGCGGCACAGGCCTACCTGGATCGCGTGTTCCGTCCAGGGATGGAGTGGACCATGGTCCGCTTCGAGTACGGGTGGGTGATCAAGCCGATCCCGGTGACGGAGGAGCAGATCAGGCGAGCCCGGGAGCCGGGGCGGTCGACGTGGGTGCTGAACGCGAGCACCGGGCGGATCACCGGGCACGGACCGTTCCCCCCTCGGGTGGTCATCCAGCGGTACCTGGCGGCGATCGCGGAGGGACGCGAGCCGGTGGGAGCCCCGATCTATCCGAAGCCGCCACCGGAGGACCCGAAACCCAACGCGGAGACGCTCGCGCCGACGCCGTCGGACGGGTCGACGAAGATCTACTACTTCCTCAACCACTTTCAGGGCACGGAGAGGCCGGCTTCGGGCGTCACCGTGCTGGCGAGCGGGCCGCAGGGACACCGGTCGATGACGTTGGCGCTGCCGGAGAAGACCTGGCACTCCGACCCGATCACCTTCCTGGCGCAGGACCGATACCTGGGGATACTCCGACCGGTGGACCGGAGCGAGACGGAGCAGTTCCTGCGGATCCGGATGGCGGTGACGCTGCCCAGCGAAGCGGAATTCCTCGACCTCTACCGCCAGAGCACCACGGCGAAGTAACCGCCCCGGAGGTGTCTGCCCACCCAGAGGCGGTGCGGGCGGCCGTCGCCGCACACGACCTCACGTCCCCCGCGGACGTCGCGATCGTCGCCTCCGCCTACGACGTCGCCCTCCGCTGGACCGCCCCCTACCTGATCGCGGCCGTCGACCAGACGCTCGTCCAGCTGACCCCACAGGCCACCGGCGATCGCCGCTTCCTGTTCGTCACCGGCGACGACACCGTCCCGTGGATCGTCGGTCGCCTCGCCCCGGACTTCGCCCGCCGCCACGCGCTCTGGGTACACTGGCCGCCCACGCCGACCGGCTGGCAGCACCTCCGCACCCAGGACCCGGCCACGGTGGTCACCGACATCCCCGCCGGTCTGCCCACCGCGCGTCCGCTGCTGCCGCCCACCCCGGGCGGCTCACTGGTCAGCCGGATCCACGGACCGGCGTCGGCGGGCCCATTTTCCGCGGAGGTCGTCGACGCGGTGCGGACCGTGGCGCGCGCCGCGGTCGTCGAGGCCGTTCGAGCTGCGATGGACGCCGGGCCGCGGGCCGGTCGTGCCGCGGTGTATCGCGTGGCCGCTCAACTCGACCGGCATGCCGCCGGGGAGCCGCCCGACCCCGCCGAGGCCGCACTCACCTGGTGGCTCGGCCGGCCCGAGCTGTGA
- a CDS encoding toxin glutamine deamidase domain-containing protein, which translates to MESSGLALHGLPEPSRTATGANGGAGRHSAPIDEPTNDAVPGDGPAPDPDLERLGPPDDDPDATRWSAGPALPASTSKSSTSDGPASPTDVPQALLRGPQLELVRGAQDGRPERSRWTRSEFLLAADPDVEAGPPTLQNMPALPDASERMNADRRRRFVDEPTQPYQMPDPADFEPGPTPPELLTPPEFVSAPADAEPASTSDARQPDPLEPASASDVRQLDPPKPVAASDPPKTTPVDDVPLALAFSVDADEMPAAVSPAPTVTEETAPAPVSPAPTATQPATPTPISPAPADVQPTPQPVAERRPDELLALPDVAMEPADRDPAGPFGGARDYRQAVADRLPRAIRLLMPPPVAPPDALHRTQAIESGRRRSDVELQVQAHRAGREALAAEARTAELSRQAALARDQAYEARATWQWTAHRRATLAEELQQITAEANTVADEQRRLSEQARGAMRDVAAWDAWIGQLREESARLTVDDQSADAEAALARAEQGQRQVEQLRDWLDRAEQRFRQLAAHLDGLAGERDKRVNESVELAARQQLLVDRYQRLGTEAQRMDREAAVCAAEATGLRLEGRERLIDLVGLRPEMCRWVNGAAVALVREGGRHGAGRYEIPAGYRRPLQSEHAALEQVLPRTEDGAFEAAPEPTPAWLARLNGVGPYADNSRAQNCVDATLAFYDVYLRGRPRVAVPRIVDAHRSGTTRLPLRGEPTGRRRLEDALGGNLQLLFRQAEQVQSRLETYQVHAAFDTVTDQLRQAGHGAFAVLVTGWQDGDARTTAAVNHRGAVRWVDPQLGTVSDVPPPTEWVRTLEVVIVDGAARPVPLPGMPLSPWTTRTASTAYATAVTEPAPANLSPPAAAAGPPPTTALPLPAADPTPAAPAALPPAGPTPASAGSSVAAATTVLPVIPDELLAGHPVSPATSEPPAQRESPEVPTRPTGAAR; encoded by the coding sequence GTGGAATCCTCCGGTCTGGCGCTCCACGGTCTCCCGGAGCCGTCCCGCACGGCCACTGGGGCTAACGGTGGGGCCGGTCGTCACAGCGCTCCGATCGACGAGCCGACGAACGACGCGGTCCCCGGCGACGGCCCCGCACCCGACCCTGACTTGGAGCGGCTGGGCCCTCCGGACGACGACCCGGACGCGACCAGATGGTCGGCTGGCCCGGCGCTGCCCGCCAGTACCTCGAAGTCGTCCACGTCGGATGGTCCGGCGTCGCCGACCGACGTGCCGCAGGCGCTACTCCGCGGCCCGCAGCTCGAACTGGTGCGCGGTGCGCAGGACGGCCGGCCGGAGCGCTCGCGCTGGACCCGGTCCGAGTTCCTGCTGGCCGCCGACCCGGACGTCGAGGCCGGCCCGCCGACGCTTCAGAACATGCCCGCGCTGCCGGACGCGAGCGAGCGGATGAACGCCGACCGCCGCCGGCGCTTCGTCGACGAGCCGACGCAGCCGTACCAGATGCCGGACCCGGCCGACTTCGAACCCGGGCCCACCCCGCCGGAGCTGCTCACTCCTCCGGAATTCGTCAGCGCACCGGCCGACGCCGAACCCGCGTCGACTTCCGACGCGCGGCAGCCCGACCCGCTCGAGCCTGCGTCGGCGTCCGACGTGCGGCAGCTTGACCCACCGAAACCCGTGGCGGCTTCCGACCCGCCCAAGACCACGCCGGTGGACGACGTGCCGCTCGCGCTGGCGTTCTCGGTCGACGCGGACGAGATGCCCGCCGCGGTTTCTCCGGCGCCGACGGTCACCGAGGAGACCGCGCCCGCTCCAGTTTCCCCGGCGCCGACGGCCACCCAACCGGCCACGCCGACCCCGATCTCCCCGGCCCCGGCGGATGTGCAGCCGACGCCGCAACCGGTCGCGGAGCGGCGTCCGGATGAGCTTTTGGCGTTACCGGACGTCGCCATGGAACCGGCCGATCGTGATCCTGCGGGACCGTTCGGCGGTGCACGGGACTACCGGCAGGCGGTCGCCGACCGCCTGCCGCGGGCGATCCGGCTGCTGATGCCCCCGCCGGTCGCGCCACCGGACGCGCTGCACCGTACGCAGGCGATCGAGTCCGGTCGGCGACGCTCCGACGTGGAGCTGCAGGTGCAGGCCCATCGCGCCGGTCGGGAGGCGCTCGCCGCCGAAGCCCGAACCGCCGAGCTGAGCCGGCAGGCTGCCCTAGCCCGTGACCAGGCGTACGAGGCGCGGGCGACCTGGCAGTGGACCGCGCACCGGCGGGCCACGCTCGCCGAGGAACTGCAGCAGATCACGGCGGAAGCCAACACGGTCGCCGACGAGCAGCGACGCCTGTCCGAACAGGCCCGCGGCGCAATGCGGGACGTCGCGGCCTGGGACGCCTGGATCGGCCAGCTCCGGGAGGAGAGCGCCCGTCTCACCGTCGACGACCAATCCGCCGACGCCGAGGCCGCGCTCGCTCGCGCCGAGCAGGGGCAGCGGCAGGTCGAACAGCTCCGCGACTGGCTCGACCGGGCCGAGCAGCGGTTCCGGCAACTCGCCGCGCATCTCGACGGCCTGGCGGGGGAGCGCGACAAGCGGGTCAACGAGTCGGTGGAATTGGCCGCTCGGCAGCAGCTGCTCGTCGACCGGTACCAGCGGCTCGGCACCGAGGCCCAGCGAATGGATCGGGAAGCGGCGGTCTGCGCCGCCGAAGCGACCGGCTTACGTCTCGAGGGCCGGGAGCGGCTGATCGACCTGGTCGGGTTGCGGCCCGAGATGTGCCGCTGGGTGAACGGTGCCGCGGTGGCACTGGTCCGCGAGGGTGGCCGGCACGGCGCCGGACGCTACGAGATCCCCGCGGGTTACCGCCGACCGCTGCAGTCCGAACACGCGGCGCTGGAGCAGGTGCTGCCGCGCACCGAGGACGGGGCGTTCGAGGCAGCTCCGGAGCCGACGCCGGCCTGGCTGGCCCGGCTGAACGGCGTCGGGCCGTACGCGGACAACAGCCGCGCGCAGAACTGCGTCGACGCCACGCTGGCGTTCTACGACGTCTACCTGCGCGGGCGGCCGCGGGTCGCGGTGCCGCGGATCGTCGACGCCCACCGCAGCGGGACCACCCGGTTGCCGCTGCGGGGAGAGCCGACCGGACGGCGGCGGCTGGAAGACGCGCTGGGTGGGAACCTGCAGCTGCTGTTCCGCCAGGCAGAGCAGGTGCAGAGCCGGTTGGAGACCTACCAGGTGCACGCGGCGTTCGACACGGTCACCGACCAGCTGCGGCAGGCCGGGCACGGTGCGTTCGCGGTCCTGGTGACCGGCTGGCAGGACGGTGACGCGCGCACCACGGCCGCGGTGAACCACCGCGGTGCGGTGCGGTGGGTGGATCCGCAGCTGGGGACGGTGTCCGACGTCCCGCCGCCGACGGAGTGGGTGCGGACTCTCGAGGTGGTGATCGTGGACGGTGCCGCCCGGCCGGTGCCGCTTCCCGGGATGCCGCTGTCCCCATGGACGACGCGGACGGCGTCGACCGCTTACGCCACTGCGGTCACCGAACCGGCACCCGCGAACCTTTCCCCGCCCGCCGCGGCCGCCGGTCCGCCTCCGACGACCGCGCTACCCCTTCCCGCGGCCGATCCGACCCCGGCGGCCCCGGCGGCCCTGCCGCCGGCGGGACCGACACCGGCCTCCGCGGGCTCGTCGGTGGCGGCAGCCACCACGGTGCTCCCGGTCATCCCGGACGAGTTGCTCGCCGGACACCCGGTGAGCCCTGCCACCAGTGAACCCCCGGCCCAGCGAGAAAGCCCCGAGGTGCCCACCCGTCCGACCGGGGCGGCCCGATGA